GGTATGCAATGCAGAGGAGACACAGCAGCAACACGGATGGCATGCCCTCTGAAAGGTGGGAAGATGAGCTCTCAAAGACCGTAAAGCTTCTGCAAAGATACTTTATGTGTTGGCTTCTTAATGCATTTAGCTTAATGTAGGGGGAGCCCAATTTTAGACAACGGTCATATAACAGTgaggagatgtttttcatggaaACGAaggataaaatgataaaaaaaactacCCCTACCTATAAAGACATCAAATCTGCAAATTTGCAGATATCTCTGCATTACAGATCAACAAAATGTTACAAAGCATAATGCACTATAAATAGTATAAGCAGGGCTCTTGTCCATTTTGAAGGGTCTGATCTGCATCCCCTCCTTTCCCCTCCTAGGAGCCGTAGCCAAACTCTTGGGTCAGAGAGCAGTTTGGATGAGGGTGGTGTATTTGACTGCCTGAAGCCtgactctccagcttcaccccAGCAGATCTTCTCTGGCCTGGTGGGTGTCCCCTCCAGCTCGGTCTCCTCTGCCCAGTTCCAGGCTGCTGGCTTAGTCCTGGGCTCTCCCCCTGAAGTTTTTATCCAGATGACTGCATCATCCAGGGAAGAAGGTGGCCCTCATCGCACAGAGGGTGGACCTTTTCTTCCTCGACCACCCCcacaccaccatcatcatcatcaccacttCCACCACCAGCCCCTTCAGCACAGGACCTCCTCCCTGCTCCAGCAGGCCACGGCGGGGGCTGCCTCAGAAAGGCACAGCTCCAGGGAGGAGACCCAGGAAGACCCATCCACCCCTGCTCCAGCTTTGTCTGAGCTGAAGGCAGTTGTAACATGGCTGCAGAGGGGCTTCCCCTTCATCCTCATTCTGCTGGCTAAAGTCTGCTTTCAGCATAAACTAGGTAAAGCAGCATACAGAACAATAGTAGTAATGGTACTTACACAAAAGAATTGAAGTAATAATCATTAATCTTTCTCCTACAGGCATTGCTGTGTGTGTGGGAATGGCTAGCACATTTGCCTATGCCAATTCTATGTTAAGACACCAAGTGTCATTACGGGTAAGTAAGCTTAAGTATATTAATTGCTTTGCTTGTATGTTCCAAAGTGAACCCTTGTTTATGAATTTTCAAACGTTTTCTAGTACTAAGACTGGTgcttttacacacacacacgctaAGTGCCTTATCTTAATTTCTGcacatatttgtttgttttccaccAGTAATACCCCGGCCATTTCCCCCTCAGTCCcttcttttgttgcttttgcaGTTGCACTTGTGCTCATTTTCGCACCAAAGAGTGTTTTGGTCTTCAAATAGTTTAGGCATTTGCATTTGCTTGCAGATGCTTTGCTTTCTTGAGGGGCTTACAGCAGCTGATCAGTAAAATAAAGTCTTAGTTAATGATGCAGTGTGTTCTTCTATTTAAAGGCCACAGTATTCAGATAGGGAGATGTGCCCACAAAGGTGGATTTACATTGCATTTCCACCTTGACTTACCCTATCTCTCCCATTCCCAGTTAATATTGCGGCACTTGGTGAAGTGAAGTTTTTGTTGGAGGCCTTGGAGCTTTTTGATCCCCTGTCTACAATTAAAGCCCTGCACTGCCTTTTAGAATGAACTGATTAAACCCTTTATATTAAGAATCAGTGCACCAGATTAAGAGACACTTGTCTTGAAACAAGGAAGTAGGGATTGCACTCGGATTGGTTTAATTCATGCTAGTCCTAAACACTCACAATATAGAAttaaaagacttaaaaacaGCTGCACACTTCTCCTGCACTCTAGAAAGTTGTTGAACTAATGCTTTCAAGGCTTACGTGAAATTTAGACTGATGTGTTTGCACATGTCAGTGAGACTGAGCCAGGTAAGACTGAGAATGCAGTACTCTGTGTACTGTTGCTAAATTAGCTGTGTATGTGTCTTTTTCACCAGGAAGAACgttcagtttttgttgctttttggaTCCTCGTGTTTCTCGCAGGGAATATATTTTACATCTACTACACGTTTAGTCACGAGGAGCTACACAACAGGTAGTGTATGAACATGTATTTCTTGTTGCAGCTTTGTGTTTCTTTGCCTATCATTTTTGGTTTTGGGCTACctttatatattttgtttttcattcatttgtgcTTGTAAgccattttattttcacttccaATTCTTTTAGGGAGTGTTCCTGTTCTTGTTTGGTCATGTCCTGTGAGTACTTTGtgttaatttcataattttgtttctttcattGTGTTAACCATTTTACTTTAGTTGTCATTGTTTTCATGCTGAGTTAAAGCACCAGACCTGCAAATAACAAGTTGCTTTcttgttctttctttttgtctaGCCTCATGTTTTCCAAGCCCAACCTCAACAGTTTTGACTTCTTTGATCTGATCTGGGCTGTGGGCATCACTGACTTTGTCCTCAAGTACTTCACCATTGGCCTGAAAtgctttgttctttttcttcccAAGATTTTCCTGGCCTTCAAATCCAGGGTAAACAATCTACAGTCTGTCCTCTGaccctttaaagtttaaatctttgtattttacacatttttaatggtACACAtttaatattgtattttatttttagagggCCATTGTCTTTCTATATTTAGATTTACTTTgcctctttttattttattttgtatgttatgtttcaaatgtgtttaatgGTTTCAGATATGCTGacttgtttaaatgttttcctGTGGTTTAATGAGCATATTTGCTTATGCAAGTCAAAGGCAAACTACTGCCTTTGCATTCCAAAGTAGAAAATAAGGAATAATCTATTCCAATCGTGCACATCTAACATTCATAAAATTGTGACAAAGTGCATAAACCAAAACATTGCTGATaaaatgagacagaaaaacaagagcACAGAGATAATTAGACAGAAAAATTGCTTCTGatcaatttcatgaaaaatattaaacattaagAATTAATTACACACACTTTAATTACAAttgatttaatctttatttaacctttttttaaccaggaatATTCTCATTGggattaaaaaatatctaagaCAGTAGCACAAGAAGTTCTGCACAAAACAACGGACCAAAACAAATAAACCTTTATCAGTAAGCAAAAGCAGCGGCCCTCAGCAGTATAACATGTATATATGCTGATCAAATAgtctttaattctgtttttaaaaatattctggaATGCCATGCCCAAGTCTGTTTTTAGGTGATCCTACAGCTCAGACcaagaagaaggagaaagatGAGTTTTACTAGCAAAGACAGGGTAAATTGGAGGAATTTCATACATGATAATGAAGATTACAGCTTCTAACAATTTTTGACATCAGTAGAGGACATAAATAAGAAGGTAGTTTATGTAGTATGGCCGTATGCGGAAAGATGTACCAATGTTCCAGgcttctaaccttgcaaagcagatggatacgcctgtttccgtgtttctcactggcgaatccatcttgcaaagctcctgtccaaacagtttgggcccggttagaaagtgacaggaccaatcagtgtcgaggggcagtactttagggcgggacggagtcgtgacgtaagcaagcagcaacaagaggccggtgcaattatagtggaagagattagtgtggatgctgctataatgccagttttatcagaacctgacaacatttctttgttaaaagaagaacaaagaacagcattgagttgttttcttttcaaacgacaaaagtcgtgtactgacatgtctacagttgccatggttcgtgttatgcagttctatatggagtttacgcAGGGACACTACGGTATCAGCTAcctcatgtgttttgttgctctgattggcccgtaaagaagtgacggacagaacgttcatccagtcaccctccaagtttttttttttttttcaaaggctctgccctttcccaaatgctgtctataagtggtgtgtcaggttaccaggCTTCCAGATTTGTTAAAAATTCAGAACAGTGTTTAAAATTAGAGCCTCCAAGGCTGTGTTCACAAcacagttaaaagtgacctgaatctgatttttttttgctcacatgtggctcctatcagatttttttctgacaatgTGAACAGCACAGATCACAGTGAATATGACCTATTCGattcagattcaggccacttccGTATGTGGCTCTAAGTGAGATATTTATCTGATCTTTTGAAATTttactgcagtgtgaacaggcaaacaaaataATCATATCTGAAGAAAATATCAGagttgagcattaaggcctgcagtgtaaaTGTAGCCCAAGTTCAGGgagtcaaagtaaaaaaagaggTCCCATTCTTTGAGTTAACCTCAGCTCATACACTACCTAATACAGCACTCAAAGCCCAGAACACTACATGTTATACTTTTGtgatcagatttttaaaatttgattcacattttaaatgttaatattaagaaaattaaaaaagcgccattttgatcatttatgaTAAAGAaagctgcattttaaaattcattttacaTGCCCAAACTGCACTAAATGACTGCTTTTGCACATCCAGTTCATGTGGAACTTTGGTACACCCCGTCATCCAACATCAAAACAAGCGATGATCAAGTTTTTACCAAAGTTTCATCTAAATTAGTTTATCTCATGTGGCCACAGTTCAGCTTCTTGCCGCTGCTGCACAGTAACAATATAAAAGCATGTAAGCGAAGTTTTAAACATATAACTGAATGTGTAGACCTGGAAAATCTTGTAAAGTACACGAAGAAAGGCTTTGAAACTAGATTTTAGTTTCTTGTTCTCTGCCATATTAATATGTTTCCAAAACATGGCATAGACTGCGATTAGGTTAGAGGCAGTTTTCTGTCAAAGTTGTGAAACTCAAAAAAACAATACACTGAACTATGATGAAATACTCCATCGGGTGAAGAAAGTGCTAAAGGGTCACAGTGTGAAACTGTTTTGTATTCATAAGGTTTTGAATGGTCCTCCTTAGGTGAGCCTGTGCATGAGGGAGTCTGTGTGGAGACTCAGTCTGGCCTGAGGCTACAGGATATGACTGCAaagacagacacacatacacagtttGATTTCCATAAAGGTGCAGACTGAAGTTAGTACGCctggtgtttgtatgtgtgctAGAGAAGGAAGGAGGGGGTGTTTCAAAGTATTAGGATTAAATTTTCCACTGATAAACAGACCTACAAGCTTGTCAGAACCACAGCAGCCAGCAACTGAGCTCATTTGCCCTCGAGGGGGTTATAAGGGTGAGGTCATCCCTCCCTGGAGCTGGACCATTACCTGCACCCTCCATCTACAGACACTAAACACACATAAACTATACACACACTGAGTTTGACAGCTTTGACGGGGCACATGCTGAGTTTAACAACCCTTAGACTGTATTATCACTACCTTTTACTCGTTCATTAAGGCCAAGCAGTCACAGCTATTCTGAACTCCTATGAAGTTGTCTTATCAGCCTGTCCACTTCATTAAAACCCCCAATGGCAGATACACTAATGACCCCACATAATCAGCGCAAGTCTGCACAAGTGTTAGCAGATAGAGGTCCCATGGCAGTATGCCGTGACCTTTGAAAAgaatatttctgctgcttttgtttaGGTCCcataagcattttattttactttcttaCAAGTGTCTCAGTGttttagggggaaaaaatagATATAGTatagtatcgcgatattttgtccggtgatatatcgtattgcctcatccaccaagtatctattttttttcaaattaatgctAATATAAACTCAAGTCtataataatggaaaaataaaatcaattgtttgtccagtgcgGTCTGCAGAGGTGATGGGCATAGAACAGGAggaagttagtacaacaaacatggaagcaccaggggaaggacattagaaATATAAGCAGGGCACAAATGAGATGAACATGACACATAAGGTGTGCatgaagtgctacatgaaaataaaatactttgtAAATAAGACAAACATAAGGGCAAGACCAAAGCTAAAGCAGataaatagttgaaaaaatggtatgaATCGCAATATATagcaatatatggtatcacaatactcactgtattgcaaaatgtttaaaatagcaATAATATTGAATCGTGACCTAAGTACCGTGATAATATCGTAccatggggccactagtgattcccacccctacagTGTTTTATCACAGGCTCTAGTTCCTATGGTTTGTTATATTCCATCTGCTGATTGTGCTgctctttctgtcttttgtaCTGGCTCTGTGCAAGGTTAAAACTGTGGAAGTCTTTGCAgtggatggaaataaagtcaCAAGGCAAGCACAGCCTTGATGAGATGAGATTTACTATTGGGAAGAAATGTGACTGTGGTTTGGACTCATATTGTGGCTTGAACTGGCAGTCTGGTTAGCCTTTTGAATGTGTGGTATTCTGTAACCTATTGAACAGAGCTATTTTATCACAACAGTCAAGTTTATATAGAATTGATATGGACACACTCAGAACCCATGGGATCTTCGGCCTCTGGGTGTCATCCCAGAATGACAGAATAACTAATAATGGAAACATGGGCCAGGAAATCCTTTAAACTTTGATAGCCATTGTTTGCAGTCAAACTAGCAGCTCAACTCCAAAAATGGAGGTGAAACTTAGAAATGGCAAATATAACtggatttttattacatttgatCAACTTAAGCCATATAATAGCGAACGAGATTTTAGATTTTGTATGAGACAAagttttttctccttttgttgtGCTGAAAAGTGATTGGTCAATCCAAAGACAATATAAGGGGCCTTGATATTGTGAAGGGACAAATGTTGGAAGTATCATTTCATATTTGAACTGACACTGACTAATACgccagaaaacattttaaatgatcaacTACAAAACAAATATATCCCCTTCTCCTTTACCCCAAAGTAAATGAATAAAGTTCTAATAATTACAGTTAGTGATAagtcatttttgtgtctgcttAAGTGGGCCATCTTTGAGTAGATAAAAAGATCAGACAAAGTCCTGAAACCAAGCAGGAAACTACTCAAACACAGCCTGCAGTGGAGCTTACTCAAACTCTCTGGCTTCTGTCCAAACTTaaaatttgacagtttttaCGTGGGCGTGATGGGCACTGTGGGATACGAGGCTGTGGCGACAATAAGAAAGATGAATTAGCCACTAACAGAGGTCTTCCTCTCCTACCAACCTGGCTGCTTGAGGGTCTTTATCCACAGCCATCAATCTTTGTCAGCCAACATCCAGGAAGTCATTATGCAAGCAGGGATGCCATGGGGGCCATCAGGGAACCAAGACCACCTTCATTTTGGTCACCTCTGTCTTTAACCATCCCCAGTTCATGAAACGCTCTTTATGGAGGTGGGGGTGTAGTTAGAAGTTCATTTCTTCTCTGTGATTATTTGGTGATGGGAAAAGGGGGGGGTCCTTTTAAAGGCAGCTAGAAAGCCCCCGTAGGGCTGGGTTTAATGCGGGCACTGGGTAGCAGGTGGAAGGAGCTGCTGCCAGTTTCCCTTGCAGTGTGGGGAAATTGCCTGTACTGCTGTGAAACTGTGGAGCTCTGGACAGCAGCCATGTTTTGGCTGGAGGCATGCTGTTTTAAGCTTTTAATACCGCACTGCTCTCGACCAGATAGAAGAGCCCCCCGAAGCTGTTGAGCTCTTTCTGCCTTTTGGACAGTAAGGTAGTGGATCAGACACAGTACAGTCTCAATTTATACAaccttttatttatcaaaacTATGATGTACTTTAAGATTTGCAGTCAACATAAGGAGCCAAAATTGGCTACCTTTGCAGTTACTTTTACTTAAGACTAGTAGCATCCTTTATTGTCTTCTCCAAAACTCTGCTTTCATAAATAGGAATGGATTGATATTGAAAAGGTTATTTTTGATGGTTTCTCGGTACCACTTCCCATTCAAGCACTCCTCAGTCATAtcagatttttgtttattataAAAAGAGTCTCTTACCTAAGCTAGGAAAGTACTGACTGTGCACATCCTTCATCAGCCCCACCTGCATTTTGACATGAAGTTTAATTGAGGCATCTAAACAGGTCCCTTTTGCTActttatgtgctactgtgttttgtgtttgtgcagggTAAGTTCTACCTGCTGATCGAGGAGCTGAGCCAGCTATTTCGGGCCCTGGTGCCCATCCAGCTGTGGTACAAGTACATCATGGGAGAGGACCCGTCCAACAGTTACTTCCTGGGAGCCACTCTCATCATTATCTACAGTCTTTGCAAGGTATCTTGTGCCAAAGTATGAAAATATGCCTGTCTCCTCATAGTCAGTTTTCTTACGATAAAGTGTAAATTTTGGTTACtatttagagcagtgatcatcaactggcgcccgagggccacatcaggccccccacatcttcccatccCACACCCAGaacattattaaattcagaaatatgCTGAGGAAGAAATATGTTGATGTATATCAGGTGCGTTTCTTATCCATACAACCattaaaaaaaccctaaaacaatGGAGAATGAAACAGTTTTTTCCCGATTGATTCAATGTTTGATCCATTTGACAGAAATCCACCggtcagccattattagcaaaCATGATGATAAACACATACTTCTCAGTTCATTCTTTAATAAAACTGTGGTTTAGGTTCGACTTCAGGTGTTTTCCTGTCTGAGAATCAAAACTAAAGATCGGTTTCTTGCAaaggtttttcaccagtcaggACATgccatattagcatcaaactttGTGATGGCGAACAGAACAACCCCAGAAATATTCTGCTGCAATATTTCAATTGCCCCCTTGAGGCTGGCCATGGTACAGGGACTAATCTCATTTTCAGAGGCTGAAATTGGCCTACATTGTAAGAAAAAGTATTCTTGAAAGTGTATTTATTAGACAAAAAAGTCTTTGGATTTtagtttattgtttatttggaAGTCCAGCACCCATCAGGAAAGCTGACCTTATACAAAGGCAGTTGATGACCCCTAATATAGTATAGTGCTTGCTGATATTCTTGGAAATCATATGAATATAGGCAGTTTAATGCAGTGCGAAGTGTTATTTCAACATAAAGAGGTCAAAGTAATTTATTATGCTGGCAAAatgttatgtttgttttttaagttattttagaCTACCTGAAGGATGCAATGACTACATTGTCACTGATTAGATTTATGTAgagatttgtagttttttttaaatatttgtttctatttttaattaatttttgaaCAACCAATCGATTGGTCTTATGTTAGTAAACCAAGACTTTCTTTGgttaacataaaaatgaaacatattgATGTACAGAATAATATTGTCTCATTATCTTTTAAATAGGTAGCCATGatattttttcagccatttaTGGTATGTTGATTATGAACCAAGATGTCAATGGCAACCTCGTGATTTTCCTTGCAATACAGCCATGAATATAACATCTtcctgcttttaaaaaaatgttgatgttaaTTTCACCATCATTGAATTTGGCATAAAATTCTCTTTTCTATCTGGATTAATCATACTGACTTTGTTCATTTCCTGACGTTTTATCTAGTGGGATCTTCAGATCAAATCTTAACACATGGAAAATTTGCTTCATATTATAAAACTGTTATCATTCCAACCTGCCTCTGCTGTGACATATACATATAGACATAGACATATACAGTTCTTAGCAAAGGCTAACATTCCAAGCTAACAGGGCAGAGTTGAAAAACACGATACTTTCTAACATGTTCACCTATAGATATTAACCCTTTGCTCAGATACCCATCATTAAGGAGTTCAACTCACTCCTTAAGGTATAAGAATCaacatttttcatggaaaaccagcaaaaaacagtttccactttttctgccattttggGTATAGCTGGGGGAAGtgctaaaggaaaaaaaaagaaaacaactccaaACCTTGCTGCAGTTTGTAACAGGAAACCGTGGATtgtcaaaaacatacatttgtAGACGCATGACTCAGTTTTAGGTCAAGAATAATATAAAATGGGAAGTGAAGATAGTGAAACTTAGTGCAGCTTGGATAAGGAAACTCTGGTGACGCAATGTGGAATTATGTACTCAGTGGTGTTGTAATGTTGCATGCAGTGTGTTACTATTATCGTCTAGGCCTCTTTTGGTACATCAGTGATTCAGCGGATGTTATCATCGATGAAGGACCAGTTTGGACTGAAAAGGGTGGACTGCTTCCGAGGTGTGTGTACTGAGGTGCAGCACTCTGGTGTTTTCCAAAATCAGCCCATATCAGCAGTGTGTCAATATTTAAATCAGGTTCATGTGCCGGATGTGCATCAGTTGTTGATTCACATCATGCTTGTCATGCCGTTGTGTCACATAGGGCAACAGTCTGGTGGTGTTGAGAGGATCTGGCCTTCCTTTaaaggaaatgaaaacattttcttatGAATTCCAAGACATTAAGAAAGCATTAAAGGTAAAACTGCACAGAGCAGTCACTTTAGTTTGAATGACGTGGGGTGAGAGATTCATTTGCAAACTTTGTTTTCCTCTCAGAAAATTGAAACCTGTCCGTAGTCCATTGGCAGGTAACACAGAAAGACACTACAACAATACTTACAGTGTGCAAATATGTGATAACAAGATAAATGTAAACTCTGCTGATTAAAGTGCATGTTATGAAGTGCTAATTTTAGTGCAAGAAGCCATTTTCTATACATGTGTTTGTTAAGTACTACAAGTCAATTTTAGCCTCTGTAAATGGGGCATGAAGACATAACCACTAGGCTTCCAGTGCCCTACCAGTGAACCTATCTATTCCAATAagagtaaatttaatttatgatATGTGTTAATGTCTACCAAAATTAGAAATAcaattgtttttgtaaaactctTATATGAAACTTTACCTAATGcattagaaaaaaattgaaacttaAGTAGAATTTACTTTGAAAACTTGTCAATATTCTGTTGATTGCACTGAAGAAGTATTTTAAATCAACTTTAGCTTATAAAATAAGTATTTGGGTTTAAAATTTAGTTAAAAAATATTGGTATGATATATTAATAAAATGAATGTTCCCTTGCAGCTTTAACATTTGTCCACTTCCATCAACAGGTCTTAACTGATAAATAATACTGAGAATCAATACAACTCTTGCTCTCTTGAGCCTCAGATatcatttttccagttttattttattttttatacctTAATTGATCTCAAAACCCTGTGTGTTTATTTCGAGTAGAGCATCAGCTCATTATAATATGTTAACATGGAATTTTATAACAATAGCAGCCTAGCCTCGAGCTCACTAATGTTAGTTATGACTTGTTGTAATGTAGCATCCTGATTGATACTGATAAGAGCTCAGATGTGTTTGAATCTTGTGACAGTGAGTAAGTGTGGACCGACAATTTTATGgccaaaatgatcacaaataaTTAGTAAAACACTAAATTCTCAACGATAACTTCAGGTCAGCATGCAGAAGAAAACTCCCTCAACAAATAGCAGTGCAGCTGTAAAGGGTGGTGGGCCAAGATTATTTTTGGTGTTGTATTATCTAGTTGTAGACTTCTTTACATACCAGAAATGTTATTTATGTGGTGGCAAAAACACTTAAGATTCCCTGTGAAAATGCATTATTATACACTGTATAGAGGTACATTGTTGCATGTAAAATACTGCATTCAAAATAGTATGATAATAGTACAATTGTATTCACATTAAGGTATATCTAGACACTGagaatttcttacattttgagTGGCTTAAAAAATGGTATGCAGATAGCATTATAATTAGAAAACCTGCTTAATTTGAATACTTTGCAgcttacattaaaaaaaacactttacagCCTATGCAGCTGCATGTTACTAATATTGTTTAAATGAAACTCTGATGTCTCTTGTAGTTTCACTTTCATAGGAATTGAGCTATCCTAAAGACTTGTTCCTAAAATCACCCCTGCTGTAGACTTTAATTCTtgtcattgaaaaaaatgattgtgttatttcttgttttaatttgcAGTCCTTTGACATCTGTGGACGTGTTTCTGCCATTCGGAAGGCCTTTGTCATGCTCTGCAGCACCCAGGTCAGATTCAGACTAATCATACGTTTGTCATAAatgagaaaagtaaaaaatcataaatatgtatgCACAGCATTTGGAATTAAGATTAAACTTAGTGAAGCAGAATTTAATCTCTCTACTTGTCATTCTCTCTGTCTCATCCAGAGTTATGGAGTCAGAGCAGGCAGTCAGCAGTGCAGTGAGGCAGGGGATGTTTGTGCTATTTGTCAAGCAGATTTCAGAGACCCTATTGCCCTGCTGTGTCAGGTAAGAAGCACTGAAAGTAGttcatattaaaaatatcacatttctAAAAGGGGCAGATATACACATGTAAAGATTCAAGTCAAACAGAGTCAAAGCAGAAAAATCAGTATTTGCTGCCCTCTCTGGTTAGAATTTGATACCTACTTAACATCACTACAGTCAGCATCatctgcctgtttgtttttttcttttttatgtatctgctgttttatttattgataatgTAAATTTTGTTTATCTTCAGCATGTTTTCTGCGAggagtgtctgtgtttgtggtttGACCGAGAGCGAACTTGCCCGCTGTGTCGCTCCACTGTCATCGAGACCCTGAGATGCTGGAAAGACGGCACCACCTCGGCTCACTTCCAGATCTACTGAGCTTTGACAACAACTCACAGGGACCAAGAAAGATATGGTGTGATTAGTGCtggtttaacacattttgcatAGCTTTCATCTTAGTTTGATAACTCTCCAGGTCTGGGCTGAGAAAAATAATATCACAGACTTCAGTTTGAGAGTCATTTGAAACAATCTgaacaaaaaatgcaaagtaccattcaaaacaaaactaacatgatatacatttaaaaattgaaaacattcATGTGGACTGAATTCAGTCGTGTCGTTCTCGCACAGTCTTGCAATGAGTCAGTCTTTGTTTACTTGTAGCGTTGGCCACTGTTGTTATAGGTGCTGTCTTTTACAGTTGACATAAAATGAGAGACTTTGATTTGGTGTGTCTGTTATGTAAAATAATCGAAGCACTCAGGCTGTTTGTGGTAAAGTTTGTACCTTTTATTGTATGATTTATAATTTTCATGGTtgtatatattcttttttttattatgcaattgatatttaacatttttttcagttttgtcatAGGTATTTAAAAAAGTTTGTTCATTTGAACAAAACCAAATCTCAGTAAGTGGAGTAGTACTCACAGActgcaaaatatttttgttgcacAATCAATTATATTATTAAGATGTTGAGTGATTAAGTATGGTGAGTTGGCTTGTGACTTAATCAACAATTCTGTAAACAGTAGTGTCATggtttaatgtttctgcaagTCACCACAAGtaagacattttttaatgtgtatGGTGCAGAGGTTGAAGTTTGAAGgatttttctgcctatttttaatTTGACTATCTTTCATGGTGCACACTTAATGTA
The Cheilinus undulatus linkage group 5, ASM1832078v1, whole genome shotgun sequence DNA segment above includes these coding regions:
- the rnft2 gene encoding RING finger and transmembrane domain-containing protein 2 isoform X2 is translated as MQRRHSSNTDGMPSERSRSQTLGSESSLDEGGVFDCLKPDSPASPQQIFSGLVGVPSSSVSSAQFQAAGLVLGSPPEVFIQMTASSREEGGPHRTEGGPFLPRPPPHHHHHHHHFHHQPLQHRTSSLLQQATAGAASERHSSREETQEDPSTPAPALSELKAVVTWLQRGFPFILILLAKVCFQHKLGIAVCVGMASTFAYANSMLRHQVSLREERSVFVAFWILVFLAGNIFYIYYTFSHEELHNSLMFSKPNLNSFDFFDLIWAVGITDFVLKYFTIGLKCFVLFLPKIFLAFKSRGKFYLLIEELSQLFRALVPIQLWYKYIMGEDPSNSYFLGATLIIIYSLCKASFGTSVIQRMLSSMKDQFGLKRVDCFRGVCTEVQHSGVFQNQPISAVCQYLNQVHVPDVHQLLIHIMLVMPLCHIGQQSGGVERIWPSFKGNENIFL
- the rnft2 gene encoding RING finger and transmembrane domain-containing protein 2 isoform X1, which translates into the protein MQRRHSSNTDGMPSERSRSQTLGSESSLDEGGVFDCLKPDSPASPQQIFSGLVGVPSSSVSSAQFQAAGLVLGSPPEVFIQMTASSREEGGPHRTEGGPFLPRPPPHHHHHHHHFHHQPLQHRTSSLLQQATAGAASERHSSREETQEDPSTPAPALSELKAVVTWLQRGFPFILILLAKVCFQHKLGIAVCVGMASTFAYANSMLRHQVSLREERSVFVAFWILVFLAGNIFYIYYTFSHEELHNSLMFSKPNLNSFDFFDLIWAVGITDFVLKYFTIGLKCFVLFLPKIFLAFKSRGKFYLLIEELSQLFRALVPIQLWYKYIMGEDPSNSYFLGATLIIIYSLCKSFDICGRVSAIRKAFVMLCSTQSYGVRAGSQQCSEAGDVCAICQADFRDPIALLCQHVFCEECLCLWFDRERTCPLCRSTVIETLRCWKDGTTSAHFQIY
- the rnft2 gene encoding RING finger and transmembrane domain-containing protein 2 isoform X3: MQRRHSSNTDGMPSERSRSQTLGSESSLDEGGVFDCLKPDSPASPQQIFSGLVGVPSSSVSSAQFQAAGLVLGSPPEVFIQMTASSREEGGPHRTEGGPFLPRPPPHHHHHHHHFHHQPLQHRTSSLLQQATAGAASERHSSREETQEDPSTPAPALSELKAVVTWLQRGFPFILILLAKVCFQHKLGIAVCVGMASTFAYANSMLRHQVSLREERSVFVAFWILVFLAGNIFYIYYTFSHEELHNSLMFSKPNLNSFDFFDLIWAVGITDFVLKYFTIGLKCFVLFLPKIFLAFKSRGKFYLLIEELSQLFRALVPIQLWYKYIMGEDPSNSYFLGATLIIIYSLCKASFGTSVIQRMLSSMKDQFGLKRVDCFRGQQSGGVERIWPSFKGNENIFL